One segment of Salvelinus fontinalis isolate EN_2023a chromosome 42, ASM2944872v1, whole genome shotgun sequence DNA contains the following:
- the LOC129840931 gene encoding transmembrane protein 154-like, with product MSAAAPVHGNTRTRGRRGHREMTPSSIMLLLALTACLAGTVFCQVDEDTKTVEETQTENDAGFSVIPTVSDATPTPDSYLSSESPSEGYETEAESGSGFSPGVNSEGEDQLKSSEAPLEDSLSLTFILVPVVLVVVIIAMVVGVVIINRRWNRKEKSNCDHVEEDKYLHGSDDTENVPMPMFEDDVPSVLELEMEDLEQWMNKDGGVRMDSGQGI from the exons ATGTCTGCTGCTGCCCCTGTCCATGGTAACACAaggacgagagggaggagaggccaCAGGGAAATGACCCCATCGTCGATCATGTTGCTGCTGGCTCTGACAGCCTGCCTGGCAGGGACTG TGTTCTGCCAGGTTGATGAGGACACAAAGACTGTTGAAGAAACACAAACAGAAAATGATGCTGGGTTCTCAG TGATCCCAACTGTAAGTGACGCTACCCCTACACCAGACTCATACCTATCatctgagagtccttcag AGGGATATGAGACTGAAGCTGAATCTGGTTCTGGATTCAGTCCAGGTGTCAATTCAGAAG GGGAGGATCAGCTCAAATCCTCTGAAGCACCACTGGAGGACAGTCTGAGTCTCACCTTCATCCTGGTTCCTGTTGTGCTGGTGGTCGTGATAATCGCCATGGTAGTGGGCGTAGTCATAATCAACCGCAGATGGAATCGGAAAGAAAAGAGCAATTGTG ATCATGTAGAAGAGGATAAATATTTGCATGGTAGCGATGACACAGAAAACGTTCCAAT GCCCATGTTTGAGGATGATGTCCCCTCTGTGTTGGAGCTGGAGATGGAAGACCTGGAACAGTGGATGAATAAAGATG GTGGAGTTCGAATGGACTCTGGACAAGGGATCTAA